Proteins from one Streptomyces roseifaciens genomic window:
- a CDS encoding phage tail sheath family protein translates to MPVKVSYPGVYIDEVKGSVRTITGVPTSIAAFVGWAPRGPVDGPVHITSWADYEQQFGGLHKDSAMSYAVEQFYRNGGAEAEIVRVVPSQEPLRLPVGKKKSGRPMLAPIGPGAWAKSLRARVEAVREEGDETKTVEGVYNLTIRDIARDVEEKYLNVSVDADSPRSLRRVLTGSQLVTWVEDGTAPPDMNETVGEGNQLGDEETPDEPDEGSADEGEGGERPARPPRAGGEDKRFTKIDNVPDDKPPAAEDYLGSELAKSGLYQLLKTDIFNILCLPDVTVNTGLKPPERKKLLTEAADLCVKRRAILLVDPPDEWTAKNTADDVVKEARKELPLRGDDARNAAVYFPRILASDSRRDGLVRDFPPCGVMAGVMARTDAQRGVWKAPAGTDASLNGVQGLEMPLTDLENGRLNPLGVNCLRELPAVGPVAWGARTMRGNDQLTDEWKYLPVRRLALFVEESLFRGTQWVVFEPNDEPLWASIRLNIGAFMNSLFREGAFQGRTPAEAYLVKCDRENNPQNDIDRGIVNIQVGFAPLKPAEFVIIHIQQLAGQVQV, encoded by the coding sequence ATGCCGGTGAAGGTCAGCTACCCGGGCGTCTACATCGACGAGGTCAAGGGCTCCGTACGGACCATCACCGGGGTCCCGACGTCGATCGCCGCCTTCGTGGGCTGGGCGCCGCGGGGGCCGGTCGACGGGCCGGTGCACATCACCTCGTGGGCCGACTACGAGCAGCAGTTCGGGGGGCTGCACAAGGACAGCGCCATGAGTTACGCCGTCGAGCAGTTCTACCGCAACGGTGGGGCAGAGGCGGAGATCGTGCGGGTGGTGCCGAGCCAGGAACCGCTGAGGCTGCCTGTCGGGAAGAAGAAGTCCGGCAGACCCATGCTGGCGCCCATCGGCCCCGGGGCCTGGGCGAAGAGCCTACGGGCACGTGTGGAGGCGGTGCGGGAAGAGGGGGACGAGACGAAGACGGTGGAGGGCGTCTACAACCTCACGATCCGTGACATCGCCAGGGACGTGGAGGAGAAGTATCTCAACGTCAGCGTGGATGCGGACAGTCCGCGTAGCCTGCGCCGGGTCCTGACCGGATCACAGCTCGTCACCTGGGTCGAAGACGGGACCGCGCCCCCGGACATGAACGAGACGGTCGGGGAAGGCAACCAACTGGGTGACGAGGAGACCCCCGACGAGCCCGACGAGGGGTCTGCCGACGAAGGCGAAGGAGGGGAGCGACCGGCGAGGCCGCCGCGAGCGGGAGGCGAGGACAAGCGCTTCACGAAGATCGACAACGTCCCTGACGACAAACCTCCCGCCGCTGAGGACTACCTGGGCAGCGAACTCGCGAAGTCGGGTCTCTACCAGTTGCTCAAGACCGACATCTTCAACATCCTGTGCCTTCCCGATGTCACGGTGAACACGGGGCTGAAGCCCCCTGAGCGCAAGAAACTGCTGACCGAGGCTGCGGACCTCTGCGTCAAGCGACGGGCCATTCTGCTCGTCGACCCTCCTGACGAATGGACTGCCAAGAACACGGCCGACGACGTTGTCAAAGAGGCCCGGAAAGAGCTGCCGCTCCGCGGCGACGACGCCCGCAACGCCGCCGTCTACTTCCCCCGCATCCTCGCCTCCGACTCCCGTCGCGACGGCCTCGTGCGGGACTTCCCGCCCTGTGGGGTCATGGCCGGTGTGATGGCCCGTACCGATGCGCAGCGTGGTGTGTGGAAGGCACCGGCCGGTACCGACGCGTCGCTCAACGGGGTTCAGGGACTGGAGATGCCGCTGACCGATCTGGAGAACGGCCGGCTCAACCCGCTCGGGGTCAACTGCCTGCGCGAGCTCCCCGCCGTGGGCCCGGTCGCCTGGGGCGCCCGCACCATGCGCGGGAACGATCAGCTCACCGACGAGTGGAAGTACCTTCCCGTGCGCCGGCTCGCCCTCTTCGTGGAGGAGAGTCTGTTCCGGGGCACCCAGTGGGTGGTGTTCGAGCCGAACGACGAGCCGCTGTGGGCCTCGATCCGGCTGAACATCGGCGCCTTCATGAACTCCCTCTTCCGCGAGGGGGCGTTCCAGGGCAGGACGCCGGCCGAGGCGTACCTCGTGAAGTGCGACCGGGAGAACAACCCGCAGAACGACATCGACCGCGGGATCGTCAACATCCAGGTCGGGTTCGCGCCGCTCAAGCCCGCGGAGTTCGTGATCATCCACATTCAGCAGCTCGCCGGCCAGGTCCAGGTCTAG
- a CDS encoding asparaginase: MGQVVVISTGGTIASRWQGSGFAADARGGDVLATAAVPAGISVRVVDLMSVNSARLTTRDQLALLRTVHEVLADPGVDGIVVTHGTDTLEESAFFVDLHHHDPRPVVFTGAQLPLEAADGDGPRNLHDALLTADTASMRGLGVLVAFDGQVHAARGTIKVQTLAADAFADPSGSPVADVKDGRVLVRRQPERPAPLPLPQADAPLPRIDVVMHHCDADPLLFNAAVEAGAQGMVLVATGAGNATPEVAAAVEAAVSRGVLVALTTRVPSGPVAEIYTQGGAVDLAAAGAVLTGTLRAGQTRIAVLSAALASPDAEERTRVLRQLVAAPAAGTASAPVSA; this comes from the coding sequence GTGGGACAGGTCGTCGTCATCAGCACGGGCGGAACGATCGCCAGCCGCTGGCAGGGCTCCGGGTTCGCCGCCGACGCGCGGGGCGGGGACGTCCTGGCCACGGCAGCGGTGCCCGCGGGCATATCCGTGCGGGTCGTCGACCTGATGAGCGTGAACAGCGCCCGGCTCACCACCCGCGACCAGCTCGCCCTCCTGCGCACCGTGCACGAGGTCCTCGCCGACCCCGGCGTCGACGGCATCGTGGTCACGCACGGCACCGACACGCTGGAGGAGTCGGCCTTCTTCGTCGACCTCCACCACCACGACCCCCGCCCGGTCGTCTTCACCGGCGCCCAGCTCCCGCTCGAAGCGGCGGACGGCGACGGCCCGCGCAACCTGCACGACGCCCTGCTGACGGCCGACACGGCGTCCATGCGCGGCCTGGGCGTCCTGGTCGCCTTCGACGGGCAGGTGCACGCCGCCCGGGGCACGATCAAGGTGCAGACCCTGGCCGCCGACGCGTTCGCCGACCCGTCCGGCAGCCCCGTCGCCGACGTCAAGGACGGCCGCGTCCTCGTCCGCCGGCAGCCCGAGCGCCCCGCGCCCCTCCCCCTGCCGCAGGCGGACGCCCCCCTCCCGCGGATCGACGTCGTCATGCACCACTGCGACGCCGACCCGCTGCTGTTCAACGCCGCCGTCGAGGCGGGCGCCCAGGGCATGGTCCTCGTCGCCACCGGCGCGGGCAACGCGACGCCCGAGGTCGCCGCCGCCGTCGAGGCAGCGGTCTCCCGCGGCGTGCTCGTCGCCCTGACCACCCGGGTGCCCTCCGGCCCCGTCGCCGAGATCTACACCCAGGGCGGCGCCGTGGACCTCGCGGCCGCCGGAGCCGTACTGACCGGCACCCTCCGCGCCGGCCAGACCCGGATCGCCGTGCTCAGCGCGGCGCTGGCCTCCCCCGACGCGGAGGAGCGGACGCGCGTGCTGCGGCAGCTCGTCGCCGCCCCCGCAGCCGGAACCGCGTCCGCGCCCGTATCCGCATAA
- a CDS encoding alpha/beta fold hydrolase, which translates to MTAFVLVSGPFTGGWVWQEVADRLGESGAEVYPVTLTGMGDPRRPAGPGTDLETHIEDLVRLIDGIVASEVVIVGHDYGIHPVLGAADRRPERISRIVYLDAGLPQDGDAAVALVPDQAVREGLSQQGGQGERDWRIPAPQHDEWQRWGSTDGVPAEALARMDRLAVPQPAGTLTQPLRLSGAGSGLPTTGVLCTANGASIEMVEFLVTSGPPQFRWLADPQVTFFELGTGHWPMLSTPDELADVLLRAAAGEGHRVTAAPGEQPGHLRPFLLDVEERPRERVGEVDLYLPDPPGAPDADRPRPAVVFVHGGPVAPDERPTPRDWPGYVGYCRYVASLGAVGVMLDHRLHGLADYARAAEDVAAAVERVRADPRVDGDRVALWYFSGGGLLSADPLAEPPPWLRCVAMTYPVLAPLPGWGLVDARFRPVQAVSSAGRLPVVLTRVGLENAAIAATVGEFLSAAEDCKADVEVVDVPLGHHGFETTDHSEEARTAVDRAVRSVLGHLMG; encoded by the coding sequence ATGACGGCGTTCGTTCTGGTGTCGGGCCCTTTCACCGGGGGCTGGGTGTGGCAGGAGGTGGCCGACCGGCTCGGGGAGTCGGGAGCCGAGGTGTACCCGGTGACGCTCACGGGCATGGGGGACCCCCGCCGTCCGGCCGGGCCCGGCACGGACCTGGAGACGCACATCGAGGACCTGGTCCGGCTGATCGACGGGATAGTCGCCTCGGAGGTGGTGATCGTCGGCCATGACTACGGCATCCACCCGGTGCTGGGCGCCGCCGACCGGCGACCGGAGCGGATCTCCCGCATCGTCTACCTGGATGCGGGCCTGCCCCAGGACGGTGACGCGGCCGTCGCGCTGGTGCCCGACCAGGCGGTCCGGGAGGGGCTGTCGCAGCAGGGCGGGCAGGGCGAGAGAGACTGGCGGATCCCCGCGCCGCAACACGACGAGTGGCAGCGATGGGGCAGCACCGACGGCGTCCCCGCGGAGGCGCTGGCGCGCATGGACCGCCTTGCCGTGCCGCAGCCGGCGGGCACGCTCACCCAGCCGCTCCGGCTGTCCGGCGCCGGCTCCGGACTGCCGACGACCGGCGTCCTGTGCACCGCCAACGGGGCGAGCATCGAGATGGTCGAGTTCCTGGTGACGTCGGGTCCGCCGCAGTTCCGGTGGCTCGCCGACCCCCAGGTGACCTTCTTCGAACTGGGCACCGGCCACTGGCCGATGCTCTCCACCCCCGACGAACTGGCCGACGTACTGCTTCGCGCCGCCGCGGGCGAAGGGCACCGGGTGACCGCGGCGCCGGGCGAGCAGCCCGGACATCTGCGGCCCTTCCTCCTGGACGTGGAGGAGCGGCCGCGCGAGCGGGTGGGCGAGGTGGATCTCTACTTGCCGGATCCGCCGGGCGCACCGGACGCCGACCGGCCTCGTCCCGCGGTGGTGTTCGTCCACGGCGGCCCGGTCGCCCCCGACGAGCGGCCCACACCGCGGGACTGGCCCGGCTACGTCGGCTATTGCCGGTACGTGGCGAGTCTGGGTGCGGTCGGGGTGATGCTGGACCACCGGCTGCACGGCCTCGCCGACTACGCGCGTGCCGCCGAGGACGTCGCGGCAGCGGTCGAGCGCGTACGGGCCGATCCGCGTGTCGACGGGGATCGCGTGGCGCTGTGGTACTTCTCCGGCGGCGGGCTGCTGTCTGCGGACCCGCTCGCGGAGCCGCCGCCGTGGTTGCGGTGCGTGGCGATGACCTATCCCGTGCTGGCGCCGCTGCCGGGCTGGGGGCTGGTGGACGCCCGGTTCCGCCCCGTGCAGGCGGTGAGCTCGGCCGGGCGGCTGCCGGTCGTGCTCACCCGGGTGGGGCTGGAGAACGCGGCGATCGCGGCGACGGTCGGGGAGTTCCTGAGCGCCGCGGAGGACTGCAAGGCCGACGTCGAAGTGGTCGACGTGCCGCTCGGCCACCACGGGTTCGAGACGACCGACCACAGCGAGGAGGCGCGTACCGCTGTGGACCGGGCGGTGCGGTCGGTGCTGGGCCACTTGATGGGCTGA
- a CDS encoding Lrp/AsnC family transcriptional regulator — protein sequence MDGIDRNILRELQNDGRLTIQELAHRVGLTPSPCMRRVRQLEQDGVIQGYRAIINPEAVGRSFEVLVSIEVKRDREAVEAFEAALQDIPDVIEAYRLFGSPGCLLRIAVADLAAYERLWIERLTALSGITEVNSQIIMKRIKEPRGLPVGR from the coding sequence ATGGACGGAATCGACAGAAATATCTTGCGCGAGCTCCAGAACGACGGCCGCCTGACCATCCAGGAGCTCGCCCATCGCGTCGGTCTGACCCCCTCCCCGTGCATGCGCCGCGTCCGCCAGCTCGAACAGGACGGGGTCATCCAGGGCTACCGGGCGATCATCAATCCCGAGGCCGTGGGACGGAGCTTCGAGGTCCTCGTCTCGATCGAGGTCAAGCGCGACCGGGAGGCCGTCGAGGCCTTCGAGGCGGCGCTCCAGGACATCCCGGACGTGATCGAGGCCTACCGCCTCTTCGGCAGCCCCGGCTGCCTGCTCCGCATCGCGGTCGCCGACCTCGCCGCCTACGAGCGCCTGTGGATCGAGCGCCTCACCGCGCTCTCCGGCATCACCGAGGTCAACTCGCAGATCATCATGAAGCGGATCAAGGAGCCCCGGGGCCTGCCTGTGGGGCGCTGA
- a CDS encoding phage tail protein, protein MPEITRRDPYKNFRFRVKFGGGTTYIAGISKVSGLKRTTEVVKHRDGGDPGTSRKLPGRTEYEAITLERGCTADTAFEEWANKVWSLRKSAGGLETSLKDFRRDLIIDVFDEAGQQVLSYSVHDCWVSEYQALPDLDANANAVAFEHIKLEHHGWVREPTTPPQLPQFTDTASG, encoded by the coding sequence ATGCCGGAGATCACGCGCCGGGACCCGTACAAGAACTTCCGGTTCCGGGTGAAGTTCGGCGGTGGTACCACGTACATCGCCGGGATCAGCAAGGTCAGCGGTCTGAAGCGGACCACGGAGGTGGTCAAGCACCGGGACGGCGGTGATCCGGGGACCAGCCGCAAGCTGCCGGGCCGGACCGAGTACGAGGCCATCACCCTGGAGCGCGGCTGCACGGCCGACACCGCCTTCGAGGAGTGGGCGAACAAGGTGTGGAGCCTGCGCAAGTCGGCCGGCGGGCTGGAGACCTCGCTGAAGGACTTCCGCCGCGACCTCATCATCGACGTGTTCGACGAGGCCGGGCAGCAGGTGCTGTCGTACTCCGTCCACGACTGCTGGGTGTCGGAGTACCAGGCCCTCCCCGACCTCGACGCGAACGCGAACGCCGTCGCCTTCGAGCACATCAAGCTGGAGCACCACGGATGGGTGCGGGAGCCCACCACGCCGCCGCAGCTCCCGCAGTTCACCGACACCGCATCGGGGTGA
- a CDS encoding RNA polymerase sigma factor, with amino-acid sequence MTGLPADYRAFHELYRGIYIHWAELYLRHRHDAEEAVDQAFEELYFAWSEVLSQESPNAYAWAVVRHRTVDTARARGRRPAVIDTAAFETTALHHALDPIGELEHSLAVYDAIHALPERQHDVIVLLHVLGHSTREVASIMGITPAGVRSAARFARHRLQHALGIDQGPSGDEGGTDR; translated from the coding sequence GTGACCGGACTCCCCGCCGACTACCGCGCCTTCCACGAGCTCTACCGCGGCATCTACATCCACTGGGCCGAGCTCTACCTGCGCCACCGCCACGATGCCGAAGAAGCCGTCGACCAGGCCTTCGAAGAGCTCTACTTCGCCTGGTCCGAAGTGCTCTCCCAGGAATCCCCCAACGCCTACGCCTGGGCGGTGGTCCGCCACCGCACCGTCGACACGGCGCGGGCCCGGGGCCGGCGGCCCGCCGTCATCGACACCGCCGCCTTCGAGACCACCGCGCTCCACCACGCGCTCGACCCCATCGGCGAGCTCGAACACAGCCTGGCCGTCTACGACGCCATCCACGCCCTGCCCGAACGCCAGCACGACGTCATCGTCCTGCTCCACGTCCTGGGCCACTCCACCCGCGAGGTCGCCAGCATCATGGGCATCACCCCCGCCGGCGTGCGCTCCGCCGCACGCTTCGCCCGCCACCGCCTCCAGCACGCCCTCGGCATCGACCAGGGCCCCTCCGGCGACGAAGGGGGGACGGACAGGTGA
- the aspA gene encoding aspartate ammonia-lyase, which produces MSASAPGSSRNEHDLLGERDVPTAAYYGIHTLRAVENFPITGTPISAYPDLVTALASVKQAAALANRDLDLLDDRKVGAIVQACEEIRAGRWHDHFVVDVIQGGAGTSTNMNANEVIANRALELLGHDKGDYKHLHPLEDVNAGQSTNDVYPTAVKVALQLAAERLLQAMDVLREAFAGKAEEFADILKMGRTQLQDAVPMTLGQEFAAYAVMLEEDRARLAEACALIREINLGGTAIGTGLNAHPNYPGLACSHLSIITGIPLAVAGDLVEATQDMGAFVQLSGVLKRIAVKLSKTCNDLRLLSCGPRAGLAEINLPPVQAGSSIMPGKVNPVIPEVVNQIAFEVIGNDVTVTFAAEAGQLQLNAFEPVIAHSLLKSIGHLSAGCLTLAERCVTGITANREHLARLVGQSIGLATALNPHIGYEQATAVAQEALTTGASVHDLVLAKGLLTQERLREILHPDNLARPHTRAAATVEA; this is translated from the coding sequence ATGTCGGCCTCCGCCCCCGGCTCCTCCCGCAACGAGCACGACCTCCTCGGCGAACGCGACGTCCCCACCGCCGCGTACTACGGCATCCACACCCTGCGCGCCGTGGAGAACTTCCCCATCACGGGCACCCCCATCTCGGCCTACCCCGACCTCGTCACCGCCCTCGCCTCCGTCAAGCAGGCCGCCGCCCTGGCCAACCGCGACCTGGACCTGCTCGACGACCGCAAGGTGGGCGCGATCGTCCAGGCCTGCGAGGAGATCCGCGCCGGGCGGTGGCACGACCACTTCGTCGTCGACGTCATCCAGGGCGGCGCCGGCACGTCCACCAACATGAACGCCAACGAGGTCATCGCCAACCGCGCGCTCGAACTCCTCGGCCACGACAAGGGCGACTACAAGCACCTGCACCCGCTGGAGGACGTCAACGCCGGGCAGAGCACGAACGACGTCTACCCGACCGCCGTCAAGGTCGCGCTGCAGCTCGCCGCCGAGCGGCTGCTGCAGGCCATGGACGTGCTGCGCGAGGCCTTCGCCGGCAAGGCGGAGGAGTTCGCGGACATCCTGAAGATGGGCCGCACCCAGCTGCAGGACGCCGTGCCCATGACGCTGGGCCAGGAGTTCGCCGCCTACGCCGTCATGCTGGAGGAGGACCGCGCCCGCCTGGCCGAGGCCTGCGCCCTCATCCGCGAGATCAACCTCGGCGGCACGGCCATCGGCACCGGCCTCAACGCCCACCCCAACTACCCGGGTCTGGCCTGCAGCCACCTGAGCATCATCACCGGCATCCCGCTCGCGGTCGCCGGCGACCTCGTCGAGGCCACGCAGGACATGGGCGCGTTCGTCCAGCTCTCCGGCGTGCTCAAGCGGATCGCCGTCAAGCTCTCCAAGACCTGCAACGACCTGCGCCTGCTGTCCTGCGGCCCGCGCGCCGGCCTCGCCGAGATCAACCTGCCGCCCGTACAGGCCGGTTCGAGCATCATGCCCGGCAAGGTCAACCCGGTGATCCCGGAGGTCGTCAACCAGATCGCCTTCGAGGTCATCGGCAACGACGTCACCGTCACCTTCGCCGCCGAGGCCGGCCAGCTCCAGCTCAACGCCTTCGAGCCGGTCATCGCCCACAGCCTCCTCAAGAGCATCGGTCACCTGAGCGCCGGCTGCCTGACGCTGGCCGAGCGCTGTGTCACCGGCATCACCGCCAACCGCGAGCACCTGGCCCGCCTCGTCGGCCAGTCCATCGGCCTGGCCACCGCGCTCAACCCGCACATCGGCTACGAGCAGGCCACCGCCGTCGCCCAGGAGGCCCTGACCACGGGCGCCTCGGTGCACGACCTCGTCCTGGCCAAGGGCCTGCTCACCCAGGAGCGGCTCCGGGAGATCCTCCACCCGGACAACCTCGCCCGCCCCCACACCCGGGCCGCGGCGACCGTCGAGGCCTGA
- a CDS encoding ATP-binding protein, which produces MTSVKSDRASKRAVAVTPVDSASKSASKSASKGAPETWDDVNERYLEAGLAWLRLLLRARAQTAGSHPAAGSHPAPGRNAADAPLGPDTAGAPSGAGAAQSRVTDKQLASAAAAMERAAAADPPPALVSLGGLLGLSVFERHTLLLCAAPELDPAFAELCAAAQGDPGLPCATFALALSVLPEPAWDVLSPYRGLRYWRLVDVDRAAGRTLVTSPLRADERIVNHLKGLDYLDERLESLVTLLRPAPGAARSGPSGSGTPGSGAASSGSGHPAAEEIVGHWQHVPAWSGGRMPVVQLLGPDRETKRAVAVEAAAAAGLLLYGMPAGLLPGAAAELDTVARLWQRESRLLPLALWLDADTADEACADGDVHAGGEAAGRLGRFLDRIGGPCLVATRETRSDVPAPTAVVEVVPPPAAERAAAWRTLLPPADADRLAGQFALDLPSIHEIGAAAGGDPDAAWRDCLVRTRPRLGGLAQRLEPGAGWDDIVLPAQEAELLRQIAAQVAQRDTVYRNWGFAQRTGRGLGISALFTGPSGTGKTMAAEVLARHLGLDLFRVDLSAAVSKYIGETEKNLRRLFDAAEPGGTILFFDEADALFGKRSEVKDSHDRYANIEVGYLLQRMESYRGLAILATNQRRALDTAFLRRLRFIVPFDFPGPAERRLMWERAFPDAAPVDALDAGRLAELPLSGGMIRNIALNAAFSAASAGTPIGMPAVLAAARAELRKADMPLPAADFSWDGQPEVTP; this is translated from the coding sequence ATGACCTCCGTCAAGTCGGACCGCGCCTCCAAGCGCGCCGTCGCCGTCACCCCGGTGGACAGCGCGTCGAAGAGTGCGTCGAAGAGTGCGTCGAAGGGCGCGCCGGAGACCTGGGACGACGTCAACGAGCGCTATCTGGAGGCCGGGCTCGCGTGGCTGCGGCTCCTGCTGCGCGCCCGGGCGCAGACGGCCGGGAGCCATCCGGCCGCCGGGAGCCATCCGGCGCCCGGGCGGAACGCGGCCGATGCCCCTCTCGGACCGGACACCGCCGGCGCCCCGAGCGGCGCAGGGGCGGCGCAGTCTCGCGTCACCGACAAGCAACTCGCCTCGGCCGCCGCGGCCATGGAGCGTGCCGCAGCCGCCGACCCGCCGCCGGCCCTCGTCTCCCTCGGCGGGCTGCTGGGGCTGTCCGTGTTCGAGCGGCACACCCTCCTGCTGTGCGCCGCCCCGGAGCTGGATCCCGCGTTCGCGGAGCTGTGCGCGGCCGCTCAGGGCGACCCGGGCCTGCCCTGCGCCACCTTCGCGCTGGCGCTGTCGGTCCTGCCGGAGCCCGCGTGGGACGTGCTCTCCCCGTACCGGGGGCTGCGCTACTGGCGCCTCGTCGACGTCGACCGCGCGGCGGGCAGGACGCTGGTGACCAGCCCCCTGCGCGCCGACGAGCGGATCGTCAACCACCTCAAGGGGCTGGACTACCTCGACGAGCGCCTCGAATCGCTGGTGACCCTCCTGCGGCCCGCACCCGGTGCGGCGCGCTCCGGCCCCTCAGGCTCCGGCACTCCGGGCTCCGGCGCCGCGAGCTCCGGCTCCGGTCATCCGGCGGCCGAGGAGATCGTCGGCCACTGGCAGCACGTACCCGCGTGGTCCGGCGGCCGCATGCCGGTCGTCCAGCTCCTGGGCCCCGACCGGGAGACGAAGCGCGCCGTGGCGGTCGAGGCCGCCGCCGCGGCGGGGTTGCTGCTGTACGGGATGCCGGCCGGCCTGCTGCCGGGAGCGGCGGCGGAGCTCGACACGGTGGCCCGGCTCTGGCAACGGGAGTCCCGTCTGCTGCCCCTGGCCCTGTGGCTCGACGCCGACACCGCCGACGAGGCGTGCGCCGACGGGGACGTACACGCCGGGGGAGAGGCGGCCGGCCGGCTCGGCCGCTTTCTCGACCGTATCGGCGGGCCGTGCCTGGTGGCGACCAGGGAGACCCGGTCCGATGTGCCGGCCCCGACCGCGGTGGTGGAGGTCGTCCCGCCGCCTGCTGCGGAACGGGCCGCGGCGTGGCGCACGCTGCTGCCCCCGGCGGATGCGGACCGGCTGGCCGGGCAGTTCGCCCTGGACCTGCCCTCGATCCACGAGATCGGGGCCGCCGCGGGCGGCGACCCGGACGCGGCCTGGCGGGACTGCCTGGTGCGCACCCGCCCCCGCCTGGGCGGGCTGGCCCAGCGCCTGGAGCCGGGAGCCGGCTGGGACGACATCGTGCTGCCCGCGCAGGAGGCGGAGCTGCTGCGGCAGATCGCGGCCCAGGTGGCCCAGCGCGACACGGTTTACCGGAACTGGGGCTTCGCGCAGCGGACCGGCCGCGGGCTGGGGATCAGCGCGCTGTTCACCGGGCCCAGCGGCACGGGCAAGACCATGGCGGCCGAGGTGCTCGCCCGGCACCTGGGCCTAGACCTGTTCCGGGTGGACCTCTCCGCGGCGGTCAGCAAGTACATCGGGGAGACGGAGAAGAACCTGCGCCGTCTCTTCGACGCCGCCGAGCCGGGCGGCACCATCCTCTTCTTCGACGAGGCCGACGCGCTCTTCGGCAAGCGCAGCGAGGTCAAGGACTCCCACGACCGGTACGCCAACATCGAGGTCGGCTACCTGCTGCAGCGCATGGAGTCCTACCGGGGCCTCGCGATCCTGGCCACCAACCAGCGGCGCGCGCTGGACACGGCGTTCCTGCGGCGGCTGCGCTTCATCGTGCCCTTCGACTTCCCCGGCCCCGCCGAACGCCGCCTGATGTGGGAGCGCGCCTTCCCGGACGCGGCGCCCGTCGACGCCCTCGACGCCGGCCGGCTGGCGGAGCTCCCGCTCAGCGGCGGGATGATCCGTAACATCGCGCTCAACGCGGCCTTCAGCGCCGCCTCGGCGGGCACCCCCATCGGCATGCCCGCCGTCCTGGCCGCCGCCCGTGCCGAACTGCGCAAGGCCGACATGCCGCTGCCCGCAGCGGACTTCTCCTGGGACGGTCAGCCGGAGGTGACCCCGTGA
- a CDS encoding DUF4255 domain-containing protein, with product MSDSAAVAAVTDALHQVLRKALTNTVQGLKVTSTTPDEAASGQHQPALNVFLYRMTIDGSWRNADPPGIRPGETGRPALPVVLHYLLTPYTDDDPHSRAALRILGAAMAALHDHCVLGPEDYDKSAELGDAHLQPEPVRITPADLSVDDMSKLWSAFQSQYRISVGYEARVVLLDSARLARTPLPVVRRGAEGRGPEAAADPADPSPALTGVTPEVAAVDDELVLTGSKLDAGTPVVHLTHPLFGAVPLTTTAVSEREVRAKVGGDELVPGPWSVAVVLTGDDGTRQVTRTLPLAVAPRITTSPLPLKGRRGSDGKVKLKVDCEPSVAVGQRVQLLVGDRPVTVTAFRGPREKKLTFSFPFSGPGRHVLRLRVDGVDSSVVVDGEATPPRFNDDLAVVVT from the coding sequence ATGAGCGACTCCGCCGCCGTCGCCGCCGTCACCGACGCCCTGCATCAGGTCCTGAGAAAGGCGCTCACCAACACGGTCCAGGGGCTCAAGGTCACCTCGACGACGCCGGACGAGGCCGCGTCCGGCCAGCACCAGCCGGCCCTGAACGTGTTCCTGTACCGGATGACGATCGACGGGTCCTGGCGCAATGCCGATCCGCCCGGGATCCGTCCGGGAGAGACCGGCCGGCCCGCCCTGCCCGTCGTCCTGCACTATCTCCTCACCCCGTACACCGACGACGACCCGCACAGCCGGGCCGCCCTGCGGATCCTCGGCGCGGCGATGGCGGCCCTGCACGACCACTGCGTACTGGGGCCGGAGGACTACGACAAGTCGGCGGAACTCGGCGACGCCCACCTGCAGCCCGAGCCCGTACGGATCACTCCGGCGGACCTGTCCGTCGACGACATGTCCAAGCTGTGGAGCGCCTTCCAGAGCCAGTACCGGATCTCGGTCGGGTACGAGGCGCGCGTCGTGCTGCTCGACAGCGCGCGGCTCGCCCGTACGCCGCTGCCGGTGGTGCGGCGCGGGGCCGAGGGGCGGGGGCCCGAGGCCGCCGCGGACCCGGCCGATCCGTCTCCCGCGCTGACCGGCGTGACCCCGGAGGTCGCGGCGGTCGATGACGAACTCGTCCTGACCGGCAGCAAGCTGGACGCCGGGACACCGGTCGTCCACCTCACCCACCCGCTGTTCGGCGCCGTCCCCCTGACCACGACCGCGGTGAGCGAGCGCGAGGTGCGGGCCAAGGTCGGAGGGGACGAGCTGGTGCCCGGACCGTGGTCGGTGGCGGTCGTCCTCACCGGTGACGACGGCACGCGGCAGGTCACGCGGACGCTCCCGCTGGCGGTCGCCCCGCGCATCACCACGTCCCCCCTGCCGCTGAAGGGACGGCGCGGCTCGGACGGCAAAGTCAAGCTCAAGGTGGACTGCGAACCGTCGGTCGCGGTCGGCCAGCGGGTCCAGCTGCTGGTCGGGGACCGGCCCGTGACCGTCACGGCCTTCCGGGGGCCGCGCGAGAAGAAGCTGACCTTCTCCTTCCCGTTCTCCGGGCCCGGCCGCCATGTGCTGCGGCTGCGCGTCGACGGGGTGGACAGCTCCGTCGTCGTGGACGGCGAAGCCACCCCACCGCGTTTCAACGACGACCTGGCGGTGGTGGTGACATGA